One stretch of Meriones unguiculatus strain TT.TT164.6M chromosome 7, Bangor_MerUng_6.1, whole genome shotgun sequence DNA includes these proteins:
- the Cygb gene encoding cytoglobin isoform X1, which produces MEKVPGDMEIERRERSEELSEAERKAVQATWARLYANCEDVGVAILVRFFVNFPSAKQYFSQFRHMEDPLEMERSPQLRKHACRVMGALNTVVENLHDPDKVSSVLALVGKAHALKHKVEPVYFKILSGVILEVIAEEFANDFPPETQRAWAKLRGLIYSHVTAAYKEVGWVQQVPNTTTPPTTLPSSGP; this is translated from the exons ATGGAGAAAGTGCCAGGCGACATGGAGATAGAGCGCAGGGAGAGGAGCGAGGAGCTGTCCGAGGCGGAGAGGAAGGCGGTGCAGGCTACGTGGGCCCGGCTGTATGCCAACTGCGAGGACGTGGGGGTGGCCATCCTGGTGAG gTTCTTTGTGAACTTCCCTTCAGCCAAGCAGTACTTCAGCCAGTTTAGACATATGGAGGATCCCTTGGAGATGGAGAGGAGCCCCCAGCTGCGGAAGCATGCCTGTCGGGTCATGGGAGCCCTCAACACTGTCGTGGAAAACCTTCATGACCCCGACAAGGTGTCCTCAGTGCTCGCCCTGGTTGGCAAGGCCCACGCCCTCAAGCACAAAGTGGAACCCGTGTACTTCAAG ATTCTCTCTGGGGTCATTCTGGAGGTGATCGCCGAGGAGTTTGCCAATGACTTCCCTCCTGAGACGCAGAGAGCCTGGGCCAAGCTGCGTGGTCTCATCTACAGCCATGTGACCGCTGCCTACAAGGAAGTGGGCTGGGTACAGCAGGTCCCCAACACCACCAC CCCACCGACCACGCTCCCCTCTTCAGGGCCGTAG
- the Cygb gene encoding cytoglobin isoform X2: MPWVCLTVSQFPTAWRVHTHTHTQVQALRTESWHPAPLAPTDPGALRCGPRYPAPRDPLILPAPSAHWPHLPLPAGTAVASLAGGWSGGQTPALTPRSRLTFTLPELPPRNRTGVLERIHFFQTSLPHPQQTTSPPPARSPPPPAHIPCTHARIHTRRAQTHTHTHTHAPSLRRSTPRPPARLARTGLDSPRPPPSEAAPGSELLMEKVPGDMEIERRERSEELSEAERKAVQATWARLYANCEDVGVAILVRFFVNFPSAKQYFSQFRHMEDPLEMERSPQLRKHACRVMGALNTVVENLHDPDKVSSVLALVGKAHALKHKVEPVYFKILSGVILEVIAEEFANDFPPETQRAWAKLRGLIYSHVTAAYKEVGWVQQVPNTTT; encoded by the exons ATGCCCTGGGTGTGTTTGACTGTGAGTCAGTTCCCCACCGCGTggagggtacacacacacacacacactcaggtccAGGCACTGCGCACGGAGAGCTGGCACCCGGCACCCCTAGCTCCCACCGACCCGGGCGCACTCCGGTGCGGCCCGCGCTACCCAGCGCCGCGTGACCCCCTGATCCTCCCAGCCCCTTCTGCACATTGGCCACACCTACCTCTCCCAGCGGGAACCGCGGTGGCCTCGCTAGCCGGTGGGTGGTCAGGCGGGCAGACGCCAGCCTTGACGCCCCGATCCCGCCTAACCTTCACCTTGCCAGAACTGCCTCCCCGAAACAGGACTGGGGTTTTGGAGCGgattcatttttttcaaacatccctcccccacccccagcagacCACATCCCCGCCCCCAGCTCGCAGTCCCCCGCCCCCTGCACATATACCCTGCACACACGCGCGCATACACACCCGgcgcgcacagacacacacacacacacacacacacgctccctCCCTCCGGCGCTCTACTCCGCGCCCGCCCGCTCGCCTCGCACGCACCGGCCTCGACTCCCCGCGCCCGCCGCCCAGCGAAGCCGCGCCGGGCTCGGAGCTGCTCATGGAGAAAGTGCCAGGCGACATGGAGATAGAGCGCAGGGAGAGGAGCGAGGAGCTGTCCGAGGCGGAGAGGAAGGCGGTGCAGGCTACGTGGGCCCGGCTGTATGCCAACTGCGAGGACGTGGGGGTGGCCATCCTGGTGAG gTTCTTTGTGAACTTCCCTTCAGCCAAGCAGTACTTCAGCCAGTTTAGACATATGGAGGATCCCTTGGAGATGGAGAGGAGCCCCCAGCTGCGGAAGCATGCCTGTCGGGTCATGGGAGCCCTCAACACTGTCGTGGAAAACCTTCATGACCCCGACAAGGTGTCCTCAGTGCTCGCCCTGGTTGGCAAGGCCCACGCCCTCAAGCACAAAGTGGAACCCGTGTACTTCAAG ATTCTCTCTGGGGTCATTCTGGAGGTGATCGCCGAGGAGTTTGCCAATGACTTCCCTCCTGAGACGCAGAGAGCCTGGGCCAAGCTGCGTGGTCTCATCTACAGCCATGTGACCGCTGCCTACAAGGAAGTGGGCTGGGTACAGCAGGTCCCCAACACCACCACGTGA